In one Arenibacter antarcticus genomic region, the following are encoded:
- a CDS encoding nucleoside triphosphate pyrophosphohydrolase family protein: protein MKRKLDAVKLFHNSFGLGVSDKIRANLGLAKNKLRYNLMDEENKEYLEAANGNDIVEVADALGDMLYILCGTILEHGMQYKIEEVFEEIQRSNMSKLGEDGRPILREDGKVLKGPNYFKPEISEILKK from the coding sequence ATGAAACGTAAACTCGATGCGGTAAAATTGTTCCATAACTCATTTGGGTTGGGTGTCTCCGATAAAATTAGGGCAAATCTTGGGCTTGCAAAGAATAAGCTTCGGTACAATCTTATGGATGAAGAGAATAAGGAATACCTAGAAGCTGCTAATGGTAATGATATTGTGGAAGTGGCAGATGCTCTAGGTGATATGCTCTATATTTTATGCGGTACCATTTTGGAGCATGGAATGCAATATAAGATAGAAGAGGTTTTTGAAGAGATACAAAGGAGTAATATGAGTAAATTAGGGGAGGATGGCAGACCCATTTTAAGAGAAGATGGAAAAGTGCTAAAAGGTCCTAATTACTTTAAGCCAGAAATTTCCGAAATCCTAAAGAAATAA
- a CDS encoding TIGR01777 family oxidoreductase, producing MKILITGATGLVGTEIAKLCRDQEISVNYLTTQRDKIISKEGYTGYYWNPAKNEIDSDCFKGVSAIINLAGASIAQRWTKNNKKKILSSRLDSLRTLATALGNLDDHDIDVIVSASAIGIYPDSPSNYFREDEQRVDDSFLGEVTRLWEEEVDKFEKLNIGVAKVRIGLVMSSEGGALPKMAKPIQYYLGAAIGSGKQWQSWIHVQDLANIFLHIIESGLTGVYNGVGPNPVSNDKLTKEIAKVLDKPLFLPNIPRVAMQLILGEMSYLLFASQRVSSKKIEATGYSFIHSNICRALGEIYNEKQNCGPDSAYQEKFVS from the coding sequence ATGAAGATTTTAATTACAGGTGCTACGGGTTTGGTGGGGACAGAAATTGCGAAATTGTGCAGGGACCAAGAGATCTCCGTAAACTATCTAACCACCCAAAGAGATAAAATCATATCTAAAGAAGGATATACAGGGTATTACTGGAATCCAGCTAAAAACGAAATAGATTCCGATTGTTTTAAAGGGGTTAGCGCGATCATAAATCTTGCGGGCGCAAGTATTGCCCAGCGTTGGACCAAGAATAACAAAAAGAAAATACTCAGCAGTAGACTGGACTCATTGAGGACGTTGGCGACTGCTTTGGGTAATTTGGATGATCATGATATAGATGTCATAGTATCGGCCTCGGCTATTGGTATTTACCCAGATTCTCCATCCAATTATTTTAGGGAAGATGAGCAGAGGGTAGATGACAGCTTTTTAGGAGAGGTCACCCGTCTATGGGAAGAAGAAGTGGATAAATTTGAAAAATTGAATATAGGAGTGGCCAAAGTCAGAATAGGATTGGTGATGTCCAGTGAAGGAGGAGCCTTGCCGAAGATGGCGAAGCCAATACAATATTATCTTGGAGCAGCTATTGGTTCAGGAAAGCAATGGCAATCTTGGATTCATGTGCAAGATCTTGCCAACATATTTTTACATATAATAGAATCCGGACTAACTGGAGTCTACAATGGTGTTGGCCCCAACCCAGTGAGTAATGACAAGTTGACAAAAGAGATTGCGAAAGTTTTGGATAAACCCTTGTTCTTACCGAACATTCCACGAGTGGCAATGCAACTCATTTTAGGGGAAATGTCTTATTTGTTATTTGCTAGTCAGCGTGTTAGCAGTAAGAAAATTGAGGCAACTGGGTATAGTTTTATCCACTCAAATATATGTAGGGCCTTGGGGGAAATTTACAATGAAAAACAAAACTGTGGCCCAGACTCAGCCTATCAGGAAAAATTTGTGTCTTAG
- the crcB gene encoding fluoride efflux transporter CrcB, which translates to MKQLILVFLGGGTGSILRYLISKTFNSSIHNFYLGTFLVNVIGCFLIGFIIGLSAKNDLLTQNQALLLTTGFCGGFTTFSSFALEQQTFLKNGDFLNFTVYTTTSILLGIMAVVFGFWLSKSF; encoded by the coding sequence ATGAAACAACTTATTCTTGTGTTTTTAGGTGGCGGTACCGGTAGCATTTTACGTTATTTAATCAGTAAAACCTTCAATAGTTCTATTCACAATTTTTATCTAGGCACTTTTCTAGTTAACGTTATTGGTTGCTTTCTAATCGGTTTTATCATTGGTCTTTCCGCAAAGAACGATCTGCTTACTCAAAATCAGGCATTGTTGTTGACAACAGGGTTTTGTGGGGGCTTCACTACCTTTTCCTCCTTTGCATTGGAACAACAAACCTTTTTAAAAAATGGTGATTTTCTAAATTTCACCGTCTATACCACTACAAGCATCCTTCTAGGTATTATGGCTGTAGTTTTTGGCTTTTGGCTTTCTAAAAGCTTTTAA
- a CDS encoding DUF4920 domain-containing protein, which translates to MKYFNILIVFIVAFVGCKQGERSMVPLSETLTTVNFVQLGAQIESAGALDAAFMFEEYQKIDGNDSISTKFTTKVTDVCKAKGCWMKLQLGEDQEVMVKFKDYGFFMPKDIVGREVVVHGLAFVEKVSVEDQIHFAEDGGKSKEEIAKITDAKKTYSFVANGVLLKN; encoded by the coding sequence ATGAAATATTTTAACATTTTAATCGTATTTATTGTGGCCTTTGTTGGGTGTAAGCAAGGAGAAAGATCCATGGTGCCACTATCGGAAACACTAACTACAGTTAATTTTGTACAGTTGGGTGCCCAGATAGAGAGTGCTGGTGCTTTGGACGCCGCATTTATGTTTGAGGAATATCAAAAAATTGATGGGAATGATTCCATTTCCACTAAATTCACTACTAAAGTCACTGATGTTTGTAAAGCTAAAGGGTGTTGGATGAAACTACAATTGGGGGAAGACCAGGAAGTGATGGTGAAGTTTAAAGATTATGGGTTCTTTATGCCTAAGGATATTGTGGGTAGGGAGGTAGTGGTGCATGGTTTGGCTTTTGTGGAGAAGGTGAGTGTGGAAGATCAAATTCACTTCGCGGAGGATGGCGGCAAATCCAAGGAGGAAATTGCCAAAATTACCGATGCTAAGAAAACTTATTCATTTGTAGCGAATGGGGTATTGTTAAAAAATTAA
- a CDS encoding ABC transporter permease — translation MSKLGLIIKREYLAKVRNKSFVVMTFLSPVLMVGMVALIVYLTKMNDNEIRAIGVLNESNYFSTDFQSTDNTSFVKFKDLELQSAKDSILNMGFYGLLYIPNKSDLESVAGGATFYTKDSPGSTIVVDLESVFENRLRMQRLQDLGVSASDFERLDVSFDINTSTFSGEQNLKGINEIKAFIGGGFGYLIMMFIIIYGGFVMRSVIEEKTSRIIEVIISSVKPFQLMLGKIIGTSLAGITQFVIWIISASILFGVLILIFGIDPSALTAGSENTPGLIGGASYMTSADTTMQMYANELFKIPWVMLISFFIIYFILGYLIYSSIYAAIGAAVDNETDTQQFILPIIFPLMLAIYVGFFSVFNNPHGPIAVGFSLFPLTSPIVMLMRLPGGIGEGGVPIWEVATSIFLLIITFIGIVWLAAKIYRVGILMYGKKPSYKDLFKWLKY, via the coding sequence ATGAGTAAGCTAGGACTCATTATTAAACGTGAATATTTAGCCAAGGTCCGCAATAAGTCGTTTGTGGTAATGACATTCCTGAGTCCTGTTCTTATGGTAGGAATGGTGGCTTTAATTGTCTATTTGACCAAAATGAATGACAATGAAATTAGGGCCATTGGAGTGTTGAACGAAAGTAATTATTTTTCAACGGATTTTCAGTCCACGGATAACACCTCCTTTGTTAAATTTAAGGATTTAGAGTTGCAATCTGCCAAGGACTCTATCCTTAATATGGGATTTTATGGGTTGTTGTACATCCCAAATAAATCAGATTTGGAATCGGTAGCTGGCGGTGCTACATTCTATACCAAAGATTCGCCAGGATCTACCATTGTTGTTGATCTGGAATCTGTTTTTGAAAATAGGTTGCGAATGCAAAGACTGCAAGACTTAGGCGTTTCGGCATCAGATTTTGAACGGTTAGACGTTAGTTTTGATATTAATACTTCCACATTCTCAGGGGAACAGAACCTAAAAGGGATCAATGAAATAAAAGCCTTTATTGGCGGAGGATTTGGATACCTTATTATGATGTTTATCATTATTTACGGTGGGTTTGTAATGCGAAGTGTAATTGAGGAAAAAACAAGCAGGATAATAGAGGTTATTATATCCTCGGTAAAACCATTTCAGTTGATGCTGGGGAAAATTATAGGTACCTCTCTGGCTGGAATCACCCAGTTTGTAATTTGGATTATTTCTGCCAGCATCTTGTTCGGAGTGTTGATTTTAATCTTTGGGATAGACCCATCTGCGCTTACCGCAGGTTCCGAAAATACACCAGGACTCATTGGAGGGGCTTCGTATATGACCAGCGCAGATACTACTATGCAAATGTATGCCAATGAGCTATTTAAGATACCTTGGGTAATGCTGATTTCTTTTTTTATCATCTATTTTATTTTGGGCTATTTGATCTATAGTTCCATATATGCAGCAATAGGTGCTGCAGTAGATAATGAGACTGATACTCAGCAATTTATCTTACCTATAATTTTCCCGTTGATGCTGGCTATCTATGTGGGATTCTTTTCTGTCTTTAATAACCCTCACGGACCCATTGCAGTAGGATTTTCATTGTTTCCCTTAACCTCACCAATTGTAATGCTTATGCGATTGCCAGGTGGTATAGGAGAAGGGGGAGTGCCTATTTGGGAAGTGGCGACCTCTATTTTCCTTCTGATAATTACGTTTATTGGAATTGTATGGTTAGCCGCCAAAATTTATAGAGTGGGAATATTAATGTACGGTAAAAAGCCTTCCTATAAGGATTTGTTTAAATGGCTTAAATATTGA
- a CDS encoding branched-chain amino acid aminotransferase → METISNTIKVEKVKTSKIDKVDFNNLAFGKVLTDHMMVCDFKNGAWETPKIVPYQPITLDPSAKIFHYGQSVFEGMKAYKDADKNVWLFRPLENQKRINISSKRLAIPEIPEEHFMEGLKALLKVDHEWIPTTEGSSLYIRPFVFASGNGFHASPADEYKFIIACAPSGSYFAGKVKVLIEEKYSRSANGGVGYAKAGGNYAGQFYPTQLAVEKGYNQVVWTDDNTHEYIEEAGAMNIFIRINDTLITSPTSDRILDGITRKSLLEIAKDENIAVAVRKITVKEVVEASKNGSLKEMFGAGTAAVISPISTFGHQGQDYDLPELENSYASILKKRITDIQYNKAEDKFGWRYRVKV, encoded by the coding sequence ATGGAAACCATTTCAAATACAATAAAAGTGGAGAAAGTAAAAACCTCCAAAATTGATAAAGTAGATTTTAATAATTTAGCGTTCGGAAAAGTTTTAACGGACCATATGATGGTGTGTGACTTTAAGAATGGGGCCTGGGAAACTCCTAAAATTGTTCCCTATCAACCTATTACCTTAGACCCATCCGCTAAAATTTTTCATTATGGGCAATCTGTATTTGAAGGAATGAAAGCTTATAAGGATGCTGACAAGAATGTTTGGTTGTTCCGTCCACTGGAAAATCAAAAAAGAATTAATATTTCCTCCAAACGCCTTGCCATACCCGAAATTCCAGAAGAACATTTTATGGAGGGATTAAAAGCGCTTTTAAAAGTAGACCATGAGTGGATTCCCACCACGGAAGGAAGCTCCTTATATATAAGGCCTTTTGTTTTTGCTTCTGGCAATGGTTTTCACGCATCTCCAGCAGATGAATACAAATTCATTATCGCTTGCGCCCCTTCTGGATCTTATTTCGCCGGAAAGGTAAAAGTGCTGATTGAAGAAAAATATTCGAGATCCGCCAACGGAGGAGTCGGTTATGCCAAAGCTGGTGGTAATTATGCTGGACAATTTTATCCCACCCAATTGGCAGTGGAAAAAGGATACAATCAAGTAGTTTGGACCGATGATAATACCCATGAATATATAGAGGAGGCTGGTGCCATGAATATTTTCATTCGAATTAACGACACCTTGATTACAAGCCCCACTAGCGATCGAATTTTAGATGGAATTACCAGAAAAAGTCTCCTGGAAATCGCCAAAGACGAAAATATCGCAGTAGCGGTTAGAAAAATAACAGTGAAAGAAGTCGTAGAGGCTTCCAAAAATGGAAGTTTAAAGGAAATGTTTGGTGCAGGTACCGCCGCAGTTATATCTCCTATCTCCACTTTTGGACACCAAGGTCAAGATTACGACCTACCGGAATTGGAAAATAGTTATGCCTCAATCCTCAAGAAAAGAATTACCGACATACAATATAACAAGGCCGAGGATAAATTTGGATGGCGATACCGAGTAAAGGTTTAA
- a CDS encoding ABC transporter ATP-binding protein yields the protein MNNILVANGITKQYGNHIALKKISLEIPKNSIYGLLGPNGAGKTTLIRIINQIIYPDQGSILFDGKPLEPKHISMIGYLPEERGLYKSMKVGEQVLYLAQLKGMSKSEAKIKLKYWFERLEIGDWWNKKIQELSKGMAQKIQFIVTVLHEPKLLIFDEPFSGFDPINASLIKDEILRLKENGTSIIFSTHRMESVEELCEYIALIHESEKLLDGKLADIKNAYKNNIFKVGLGIQSENGLLEDLGDKFQILSSEYAENGRQLNFTVKLPSSDTGAFLSHVSGKANVNNFTETIPSANDIFIKTVQNKQHS from the coding sequence ATGAACAATATATTGGTCGCTAACGGGATTACCAAACAATATGGTAACCATATAGCTCTCAAAAAAATATCGCTGGAAATTCCCAAAAACAGTATCTACGGTCTACTTGGTCCCAACGGAGCAGGAAAGACCACCCTGATCCGTATAATCAATCAAATTATATATCCGGACCAAGGCAGCATTTTGTTTGATGGGAAACCTCTGGAACCCAAACATATTTCTATGATAGGCTACTTGCCGGAGGAGAGAGGTCTCTATAAGAGCATGAAGGTCGGGGAACAGGTCCTATATCTTGCACAGCTTAAGGGGATGTCCAAGTCTGAGGCGAAAATAAAACTAAAATATTGGTTTGAAAGATTGGAAATAGGGGATTGGTGGAATAAAAAAATTCAGGAATTATCCAAAGGAATGGCGCAAAAGATTCAGTTCATAGTGACTGTGCTACATGAGCCAAAACTTTTGATTTTTGATGAGCCTTTTAGTGGATTTGATCCTATTAATGCAAGCCTTATCAAAGACGAAATACTTCGACTTAAAGAAAATGGTACTTCCATAATATTCTCTACCCATAGAATGGAATCCGTGGAAGAACTTTGTGAATATATTGCTCTAATCCACGAATCTGAGAAATTGTTGGACGGTAAGCTTGCCGACATAAAAAATGCTTACAAAAACAATATATTTAAAGTGGGATTGGGTATCCAAAGTGAAAATGGATTATTGGAAGATCTAGGAGATAAATTTCAGATATTGTCATCGGAGTATGCAGAAAACGGTCGTCAATTAAATTTTACAGTTAAATTACCTTCAAGTGACACAGGGGCTTTTCTGTCCCATGTTTCAGGAAAAGCCAATGTTAATAATTTCACCGAAACGATTCCTTCTGCAAATGATATTTTTATTAAAACAGTTCAAAACAAACAACACTCATGA
- a CDS encoding nucleotide exchange factor GrpE has protein sequence MSKENKTEGMEDAILNNKDQQEMDPASPIEVEEQMELEEEFSVEEKLQEDLGKEKDKFLRLFAEFENYKKRTSKERMDLFKTAGQEVILSLLPVIDDFDRALKEIAKSDDEAMYQGIALISNKLKETLKSKGLLDVEVKEGDDFDAEIHDAITQIPAPNKKLKGKIVDVIERGYKLGDKIIRHPKVVVGN, from the coding sequence ATGAGCAAGGAAAATAAAACAGAAGGGATGGAGGATGCGATTTTGAACAATAAGGATCAACAGGAAATGGATCCAGCATCTCCAATAGAAGTAGAGGAGCAAATGGAATTGGAAGAGGAATTTAGTGTGGAAGAAAAATTGCAGGAAGATTTAGGCAAGGAAAAAGATAAGTTTTTACGCCTCTTTGCAGAGTTCGAAAACTATAAAAAACGCACTTCCAAAGAAAGAATGGACTTGTTTAAAACGGCTGGTCAGGAAGTGATTTTGTCATTATTGCCGGTTATAGATGATTTTGACAGGGCTTTGAAGGAAATTGCCAAATCTGATGATGAAGCTATGTACCAAGGCATAGCGCTAATAAGCAATAAATTAAAGGAAACTCTTAAAAGCAAAGGGCTTTTGGATGTAGAAGTCAAGGAAGGCGACGATTTTGATGCTGAAATCCATGATGCTATTACCCAAATTCCCGCTCCCAATAAAAAATTAAAGGGAAAAATTGTGGACGTAATTGAGAGAGGTTATAAACTGGGCGATAAAATTATTCGTCATCCAAAAGTGGTCGTAGGCAACTAA
- the dnaJ gene encoding molecular chaperone DnaJ, producing MKEDYYDILGIGKNATAPEVKKAYRKKAIEYHPDKNPGDSKAEEMFKKAAEAYEVLSDPNKKARYDQYGHAAFEGGSGFGGGGMNMDDIFSQFGDIFGGAFGGGGFSGFSGFSGGGQRRVKGSNLRIRVKLTLEEIANGVEKTIKVKRKIQAEGVTYKTCGTCGGRGQVTKITNTILGRMQTAATCTACSGSGQIIDARPSDADAHGLKVSDETVSINIPAGVEDGMQLKVPNKGNDAPGNGVPGDLLVAIETEDHATLKREGDNLHYDLYISISEAVLGTSKEVDAVGGKVRIKLEAGIQSGKILRLRGKGISSLNGYGSGDLLVHINVWTPKELSKEQRDFFERMENNENFEPRPEKSDKSFFEKVKDMFS from the coding sequence ATGAAGGAGGATTATTATGACATTTTAGGCATTGGAAAAAATGCCACTGCACCAGAAGTAAAAAAGGCATATCGTAAAAAAGCTATTGAGTACCATCCGGATAAAAATCCAGGGGATTCCAAGGCTGAGGAAATGTTTAAAAAGGCAGCCGAAGCTTATGAGGTGCTAAGTGACCCTAATAAGAAGGCACGCTATGATCAATACGGTCATGCTGCTTTTGAAGGTGGCAGCGGATTTGGCGGCGGCGGAATGAATATGGACGACATATTTAGTCAGTTCGGAGATATTTTCGGTGGTGCCTTTGGCGGAGGAGGCTTTAGTGGATTCTCCGGTTTTAGCGGAGGTGGCCAAAGAAGGGTGAAAGGCAGTAATTTAAGGATAAGGGTTAAGCTTACTTTAGAAGAAATTGCCAATGGTGTTGAAAAAACGATAAAAGTAAAACGAAAAATCCAAGCAGAAGGGGTAACCTATAAAACCTGTGGTACCTGTGGAGGTAGGGGACAGGTCACTAAAATTACCAATACTATTCTGGGAAGGATGCAGACTGCTGCAACGTGTACAGCTTGTAGTGGTAGTGGACAGATTATAGATGCTAGGCCAAGTGATGCGGATGCACATGGTTTAAAAGTTTCTGATGAAACAGTGAGTATCAATATTCCGGCCGGAGTAGAGGATGGAATGCAGCTAAAGGTCCCCAATAAAGGAAACGATGCCCCAGGAAATGGTGTGCCTGGTGATCTTTTGGTAGCCATAGAAACAGAAGATCATGCAACCCTGAAGAGGGAAGGAGACAATTTGCACTACGATTTGTATATCAGTATTTCGGAAGCTGTATTGGGAACCTCCAAGGAGGTAGATGCTGTTGGTGGTAAAGTAAGGATCAAGTTGGAGGCTGGAATTCAGTCCGGTAAAATTCTTAGATTAAGAGGGAAAGGTATTTCAAGTCTTAATGGATATGGAAGCGGGGATTTATTGGTACATATAAATGTATGGACTCCTAAAGAATTAAGTAAAGAACAAAGAGATTTCTTTGAGCGTATGGAAAATAATGAAAACTTTGAACCTAGGCCTGAAAAGTCCGATAAGTCCTTTTTTGAAAAAGTAAAGGATATGTTTTCTTAA
- a CDS encoding sigma-54 dependent transcriptional regulator, whose amino-acid sequence MARILVIEDESAIRRVLMKILSEENDSYIVEEAEDGQKGLEAIKKDDYDLVLCDIKMPKMDGVEVLETVRKIKPEIPFIMISGHGDLDTAVNTMRMGAFDYISKPPDLNRLLTTVRNALDRKELVVENKILKKKVSKNYEMIGDSTEISMVKEIIEKVAPTDARVLITGSNGTGKELVAHWIHEKSDRNAFPMIEVNCAAIPSELIESELFGHVKGAFTSAIKDRAGKFEAAQNGTIFLDEIGDMSLSAQAKVLRALQENKITRVGSDKDIKVDVRVVAATNKDLKKEISEGRFREDLYHRLAVIIIKVPALNERREDIPLLIEYFAKKIAEEHGSAVKAFSKKAIVLLQGYDWTGNIRELRNVVERLIILGNNEVTEEDVKMFASK is encoded by the coding sequence ATGGCTAGAATATTGGTAATTGAAGATGAATCTGCGATTAGGAGGGTGTTGATGAAAATCCTATCTGAGGAAAATGATAGCTATATCGTAGAAGAAGCGGAAGACGGACAAAAGGGGCTAGAAGCTATTAAAAAGGACGATTATGACCTCGTGCTATGCGATATCAAAATGCCGAAAATGGACGGGGTGGAAGTATTGGAAACGGTTCGAAAAATAAAACCTGAAATACCGTTTATCATGATTTCTGGACATGGAGACCTGGATACGGCAGTGAATACCATGCGTATGGGCGCTTTCGATTATATCTCCAAACCACCAGATTTAAATCGACTTTTGACTACAGTACGCAACGCGCTTGATCGAAAGGAGCTTGTTGTAGAGAATAAGATCCTTAAGAAGAAAGTTAGTAAAAACTACGAAATGATTGGGGATAGCACAGAAATTTCTATGGTGAAGGAAATTATAGAAAAAGTAGCCCCAACAGACGCTCGGGTACTTATTACAGGATCTAACGGTACTGGAAAGGAATTAGTTGCCCATTGGATCCATGAAAAAAGTGACCGTAATGCCTTCCCGATGATTGAGGTCAATTGCGCAGCCATTCCATCAGAACTGATCGAAAGCGAATTATTTGGGCATGTAAAAGGTGCATTTACTTCAGCTATAAAAGATAGAGCCGGTAAGTTCGAGGCCGCCCAAAACGGTACCATATTTTTGGATGAAATTGGCGATATGAGTTTATCCGCACAGGCAAAAGTACTTAGAGCGTTGCAAGAAAATAAAATTACCCGTGTGGGGTCGGACAAGGATATAAAGGTCGATGTAAGGGTTGTGGCAGCAACAAACAAGGACCTTAAAAAAGAAATTTCCGAGGGGAGGTTTAGGGAAGATCTTTACCATAGGTTAGCGGTTATAATAATAAAGGTTCCGGCCTTAAATGAAAGACGGGAAGACATTCCTTTGCTTATTGAGTATTTCGCGAAAAAAATTGCGGAAGAGCATGGGAGCGCTGTAAAAGCATTTTCTAAAAAGGCAATTGTGCTTCTGCAGGGGTATGATTGGACCGGGAATATCCGTGAATTAAGGAATGTAGTGGAACGATTAATTATATTGGGCAACAATGAGGTTACCGAGGAGGATGTGAAAATGTTTGCCAGTAAATAG
- a CDS encoding P-II family nitrogen regulator codes for MKKIEAIIRKSKFDDVKKALHQIEVNFFSYWDVTGVGNEKQGHVYRGISYSTTDIQRRYLSIVVSDEFLQRTINTILETAYSGNVGDGKIFVSEIQEAYRIRTKERGPAGIN; via the coding sequence ATGAAAAAAATAGAAGCAATCATTCGGAAATCAAAATTTGATGATGTGAAAAAAGCCTTGCATCAAATTGAAGTCAATTTTTTTAGTTACTGGGATGTAACTGGAGTGGGAAATGAAAAACAGGGCCATGTTTATCGGGGCATATCTTATAGCACCACGGACATTCAGCGCCGGTATTTATCCATAGTAGTATCGGACGAATTTCTACAAAGAACAATCAATACCATCTTAGAGACCGCATATTCTGGGAATGTAGGCGACGGGAAAATATTCGTTTCTGAAATCCAAGAAGCCTATCGCATCAGAACAAAAGAACGTGGACCAGCAGGTATCAACTAA
- a CDS encoding DUF6268 family outer membrane beta-barrel protein, with amino-acid sequence MMILRIKLMRLAIAIVFIMSFSFVSAQTPDIFRLEYMLMPRNSADAKLSRVKLVVNVPIKVREKDNIIIGAEYNRIAFDLLRGEPFNDEIKDYFHVLDLNMAYVYQYNADWRLVGVLTPRLSSTLNNPLEKGDVSINATVGAILDRPLADKPTRLVLGIAYNSTVALRIPLPIIYYEKRFHPNWSYVVGAPKSGVKYHFNEKHMLQTEFILDGYYVNLQSSVISSDSGLASSISTSAALVTFGYQHTLAKNMFLYGYIGHTLFQDGVLRDQERNDIFTLNDEPSFYFRTGFRIGI; translated from the coding sequence ATGATGATACTAAGAATTAAATTGATGAGGCTGGCTATTGCCATAGTATTTATTATGTCCTTTAGCTTTGTATCCGCACAAACGCCCGATATTTTTAGGTTAGAGTATATGTTAATGCCTAGGAATAGTGCCGACGCCAAGCTGTCCCGTGTAAAATTGGTGGTCAATGTCCCGATTAAGGTTCGGGAAAAGGATAATATCATTATAGGGGCAGAGTACAATAGGATTGCCTTCGATTTATTAAGGGGCGAACCATTCAATGATGAGATTAAAGATTATTTTCACGTATTGGATCTAAATATGGCTTATGTGTACCAATACAATGCGGATTGGCGTTTGGTAGGAGTGCTTACTCCCCGTTTATCCTCCACCCTTAACAATCCCTTAGAAAAAGGGGATGTATCTATTAATGCTACCGTGGGGGCCATTTTAGACCGGCCACTGGCCGATAAACCAACGCGGTTGGTATTGGGGATTGCCTATAATTCTACGGTGGCCTTAAGAATACCGTTGCCTATAATTTACTATGAAAAACGGTTCCATCCCAATTGGTCCTATGTGGTAGGTGCACCTAAAAGTGGCGTTAAGTATCACTTTAACGAGAAACATATGTTACAGACAGAGTTTATTTTGGATGGTTATTATGTAAACCTTCAAAGCTCCGTCATTAGTTCAGATTCTGGTTTGGCTTCCTCCATATCCACTTCTGCAGCTTTGGTAACCTTCGGATATCAACATACCTTGGCCAAAAATATGTTCCTTTATGGATATATTGGACATACTTTGTTTCAGGATGGTGTGTTAAGAGATCAGGAAAGAAATGATATTTTTACATTGAATGACGAACCCAGTTTTTATTTTAGAACTGGCTTTAGAATAGGAATTTAA
- the mnmD gene encoding tRNA (5-methylaminomethyl-2-thiouridine)(34)-methyltransferase MnmD yields the protein MKRKIITTADGSKTIQIEDWNEQYHSTHGAIQEAYHVFIKNGLSLFQDQKVAIMEIGFGTGLNAFITFLEAEKYGLEVNYDGVEAYPVNEMEYSQLDYSTALKVEKFESIFLQMHKSLWNSPYKISDNFSLLKRKMDFRDISDSEKFNLIYFDAFGSRVQPELWTEEVFLMMYRALKVKGVLVTYAAKGAVRRAMQTVGFTVERLPGPPGKREMLRAVKEV from the coding sequence GTGAAAAGGAAAATTATAACAACTGCGGATGGCTCTAAAACCATTCAAATAGAGGACTGGAATGAACAGTATCATTCCACCCACGGCGCCATTCAGGAGGCCTATCATGTATTTATTAAAAATGGACTCTCCCTTTTTCAAGATCAGAAGGTAGCTATCATGGAAATTGGTTTTGGAACAGGTCTTAATGCTTTTATTACCTTTTTGGAAGCTGAGAAATATGGCTTAGAAGTCAATTATGATGGCGTAGAGGCATATCCCGTTAACGAGATGGAGTATTCTCAACTAGATTATAGTACAGCATTGAAGGTAGAAAAATTTGAATCCATTTTTCTTCAAATGCACAAAAGTCTTTGGAATTCACCATATAAAATATCGGATAACTTTAGCTTATTGAAGCGGAAAATGGATTTTAGGGATATCTCTGATTCCGAGAAGTTTAACTTGATCTATTTTGATGCTTTTGGTTCCAGAGTTCAGCCAGAACTGTGGACAGAGGAAGTCTTTCTCATGATGTATCGTGCCTTGAAAGTAAAGGGTGTTTTAGTTACCTATGCAGCAAAGGGTGCTGTAAGACGAGCCATGCAAACAGTAGGTTTTACAGTGGAACGTCTGCCCGGTCCTCCTGGAAAAAGAGAGATGCTGCGAGCAGTAAAGGAGGTGTAA